One Orrella dioscoreae genomic window carries:
- a CDS encoding type II and III secretion system protein family protein, producing MMRRLPRHAWQGCVASLLALWSMQGAAAQGGPAADTQALSLQVGETRVLDVPGVRRVTVGQGDVLSAVTADGREVVVFGRQSGTTSLHIWSGQGSRQAYTVEVAPAGMRRVQRELDALLARVPGARSKTVGEKIVIEGEDLSDSDQARIAALAQRYPEIVDFTSRVGWDRMVMLDVQVIEIPTARLQELGLRWDAASLGGIQAGVAWEAGGSRLLERPGEVVLPAPFPASSARGYFGVDAMLPARLHALAQSGEAVILAQPQLLARSGATASFLAGGEVPYVSTDQDGRSNTVFKPYGVSLQITPQVDRSGTVRSRIDVEVSAVDAAMTTPSGPALTTRRAATEFNVRSGQTLVLGGFLSREQSRERHAVPGLGSLPILGALFRSERFQRRETELAIFVTPIVVSASHPDLAERVRLGREALQDAFPGPARLNTELRPAEDRPGWNPYTGPGTQWSGQDARLR from the coding sequence ATGATGCGCCGATTGCCCAGGCATGCGTGGCAGGGATGCGTGGCGAGCCTGCTTGCGCTGTGGAGCATGCAGGGAGCGGCCGCCCAGGGTGGGCCCGCCGCGGACACGCAGGCCCTGTCGCTGCAGGTGGGTGAAACCCGCGTGCTGGATGTGCCTGGCGTGCGCCGCGTGACGGTCGGACAAGGCGACGTGCTGAGCGCGGTCACCGCCGACGGCCGCGAAGTGGTGGTGTTCGGGCGCCAGTCAGGCACGACGTCCCTGCACATCTGGAGCGGCCAGGGCAGCAGGCAGGCCTATACGGTGGAGGTCGCGCCCGCCGGCATGCGGCGCGTGCAGCGTGAGCTCGATGCCCTGCTGGCCCGCGTGCCCGGCGCGCGCAGCAAGACGGTGGGGGAAAAGATCGTCATCGAGGGCGAGGATCTTTCCGATTCCGATCAGGCACGCATCGCCGCGCTGGCGCAGCGTTATCCCGAGATCGTCGACTTCACCAGCCGGGTCGGCTGGGATCGCATGGTGATGCTGGACGTGCAGGTCATCGAGATCCCCACCGCGCGCCTGCAGGAGCTGGGCCTGCGTTGGGATGCGGCCAGCCTGGGCGGCATCCAGGCGGGCGTGGCCTGGGAGGCGGGCGGATCGCGCTTGCTCGAACGGCCCGGAGAGGTCGTGTTGCCCGCGCCTTTCCCCGCGTCATCGGCGCGGGGCTACTTCGGGGTCGATGCCATGTTGCCGGCGCGTCTGCACGCGCTTGCCCAAAGCGGCGAAGCGGTCATCCTGGCGCAGCCCCAGTTGCTGGCGCGCAGCGGCGCCACGGCCAGCTTCCTGGCGGGTGGCGAGGTGCCTTATGTCAGCACCGACCAGGACGGGCGCAGCAATACCGTTTTCAAGCCTTATGGCGTGTCCTTGCAGATCACGCCGCAGGTGGATCGCAGCGGCACGGTCCGCTCGCGCATCGATGTCGAGGTCAGCGCGGTCGATGCCGCCATGACGACGCCTTCCGGTCCCGCCTTGACCACGCGCCGCGCGGCCACGGAATTCAACGTGCGATCGGGGCAGACGCTGGTGCTGGGAGGTTTCCTTTCGCGGGAGCAGTCCCGCGAGCGGCATGCCGTGCCGGGGCTGGGCAGCCTGCCCATCCTGGGCGCGCTCTTTCGTTCAGAGCGCTTCCAGCGCCGCGAAACCGAACTGGCGATCTTCGTCACGCCGATCGTCGTGTCGGCCTCGCATCCGGATCTCGCCGAACGCGTCAGGTTGGGACGGGAGGCGCTGCAAGACGCGTTTCCCGGGCCCGCCAGGCTCAATACCGAGCTGCGCCCGGCCGAAGACCGTCCAGGCTGGAATCCCTATACAGGGCCGGGGACCCAATGGTCCGGCCAGGACGCGCGCTTGCGCTAG
- a CDS encoding Kelch repeat-containing protein, with protein sequence MQRRDILRITAALAALPFARHAQAQASAPQWTTAAAASLARQELYPTVLNSRIYVAGGLLNPNTGYSAHFESYDPAADRWTRLATLPAARHHIALATAGGLIYGVGGFSGGFPNWRAEASTYVYEPDADRWTDGVPLPYPSAEGVCAAIGSRVYLVGGRIREHDGARHFNAHADTTQGVVFDPAQGRWSAIAPAPTARNSAAAAVIDGRLYVVGGRQAIKQADGSLRQVNVPALEVYDPARDRWTSRAPMPQAQGGLAAAALDGRLYAFGGEQWVPEQKVFAEAWVYEPKRDSWAALPALPTPRHGLGAATLGNRIHVFGGGTRVGGDHASTVHEVLRIQG encoded by the coding sequence ATGCAACGACGCGACATCCTGCGGATCACCGCCGCCCTGGCCGCGCTGCCTTTCGCCCGCCACGCCCAGGCCCAGGCCAGCGCGCCGCAATGGACCACCGCCGCCGCGGCCTCCCTGGCCCGCCAGGAGCTTTACCCCACGGTGCTGAACAGCCGCATCTACGTGGCCGGGGGCTTGCTGAACCCCAACACGGGCTACTCGGCGCATTTCGAGTCCTATGACCCCGCCGCGGACCGCTGGACCCGCCTGGCCACCTTGCCAGCGGCCCGCCACCACATCGCGCTGGCCACCGCCGGTGGGCTGATCTACGGCGTGGGGGGCTTCAGCGGCGGCTTTCCCAATTGGCGCGCCGAGGCCTCGACCTATGTCTACGAGCCGGACGCCGACCGTTGGACCGACGGTGTGCCGCTGCCGTATCCGTCGGCCGAGGGCGTGTGCGCCGCCATCGGCAGCCGGGTGTATCTGGTGGGCGGACGCATCCGCGAGCATGACGGCGCGCGCCACTTCAACGCACACGCGGATACGACGCAAGGCGTGGTGTTCGACCCGGCCCAGGGCCGCTGGTCCGCCATTGCCCCCGCGCCCACCGCCCGCAACAGCGCGGCGGCGGCGGTGATCGATGGGCGCCTGTATGTGGTGGGCGGACGCCAGGCCATCAAGCAGGCCGATGGCTCGCTGCGGCAGGTGAATGTGCCTGCGCTGGAGGTCTATGACCCGGCCCGGGACCGCTGGACCTCGCGCGCACCCATGCCGCAGGCGCAAGGCGGCCTGGCGGCGGCGGCCCTGGATGGCCGTCTGTATGCGTTCGGTGGTGAGCAATGGGTGCCCGAGCAGAAGGTGTTCGCCGAGGCCTGGGTCTACGAGCCCAAGCGCGACAGTTGGGCCGCGCTGCCTGCGCTGCCCACGCCGCGGCACGGCCTGGGGGCGGCCACGCTGGGCAATCGCATCCACGTGTTCGGCGGCGGCACGCGTGTCGGCGGCGACCACGCCAGCACGGTGCACGAGGTGTTGAGGATCCAGGGCTGA
- a CDS encoding type II secretion system F family protein, producing the protein MLTLALLSAGLAAGLLAWWASRWLKHGWEGYRDAFTEEARWRLDEFFVFVDPGQLWLLTVALCAAAVAAAYLLSGSVTVALSCGGLGLLLPRWLAGRARHQRLARFDTQLPDALLALAWSLRAGASLPVALRSLMEESQAPLSQEFALLMREQRMGVSLDACLSNLHSRMPTESAGLMCAALRIATRTGGNLADALERIAANLRARLLIHRRIHALTAQGRLQAWVVGALPLVIGLALQRLEPEAMQAMWQTPAGWGVLALIVLLEVVGVWMIRRVMRIEV; encoded by the coding sequence ATGCTGACCCTCGCCCTGCTCAGCGCCGGGCTGGCGGCGGGACTGCTGGCCTGGTGGGCCTCGCGCTGGCTCAAGCACGGATGGGAGGGGTATCGCGACGCGTTCACCGAAGAGGCCCGCTGGCGGCTGGATGAGTTCTTCGTGTTCGTCGACCCGGGCCAGCTTTGGCTATTGACCGTTGCGCTTTGCGCGGCGGCGGTGGCAGCGGCGTATCTGCTGAGCGGCAGTGTGACGGTGGCCTTGTCGTGCGGCGGGCTGGGCTTGCTGTTGCCGCGCTGGCTGGCCGGGCGTGCGCGCCATCAGCGCCTGGCGCGTTTCGACACGCAGTTGCCCGATGCCCTGCTGGCGCTTGCCTGGTCCTTGCGCGCGGGCGCCAGCCTGCCGGTGGCCTTGCGCTCGCTCATGGAAGAGAGCCAGGCGCCGCTTTCCCAGGAGTTCGCCTTGCTGATGCGCGAGCAGCGCATGGGCGTGTCGCTGGACGCCTGCCTGAGCAACCTGCACAGCCGCATGCCGACCGAGTCGGCGGGGCTCATGTGCGCCGCCTTGCGCATCGCGACGCGCACGGGCGGCAACCTGGCCGATGCGCTGGAACGCATTGCCGCCAACCTGCGTGCCCGCCTGCTCATCCACCGCCGCATCCATGCATTGACGGCACAGGGACGCCTGCAGGCCTGGGTGGTGGGGGCCTTGCCGCTGGTCATCGGCCTGGCCTTGCAGCGCCTGGAGCCCGAGGCGATGCAGGCCATGTGGCAAACACCGGCAGGCTGGGGTGTCCTGGCGCTGATCGTGCTGCTCGAAGTGGTGGGCGTGTGGATGATCCGGCGCGTGATGCGCATCGAGGTATGA
- a CDS encoding DUF192 domain-containing protein: protein MRAPPPLRLIRAVSFPQRLAGWFGQPPPDQHHGLWIRPCRAIHTLGLRDAICVAFVDREGRVLRVIPALKPWRFAACLRAASVVELRVGALDHAQGGIARLQAAIRRAIPPIA, encoded by the coding sequence ATGCGTGCGCCACCCCCCTTGCGCCTCATCCGGGCCGTCTCCTTCCCCCAGCGGCTGGCGGGCTGGTTCGGCCAGCCGCCGCCCGACCAGCATCATGGGCTGTGGATCCGCCCCTGCCGTGCCATCCACACGCTGGGGCTGCGTGATGCCATCTGCGTGGCGTTCGTGGATCGGGAAGGGCGGGTGCTGCGTGTCATTCCCGCTTTGAAACCCTGGCGGTTCGCCGCGTGCCTGCGCGCCGCCAGCGTGGTCGAGCTGCGGGTGGGGGCGCTCGACCACGCGCAGGGCGGCATCGCCCGCCTGCAGGCTGCCATCCGGCGTGCCATCCCACCCATTGCTTAA
- a CDS encoding FAD binding domain-containing protein, whose translation MQPFAYTRAATHEDVLAEQARTGARILAGGTTLYDLMKLGLETPAHVIDVTGVAGLAEIGEAGGELVFDALATMGDAAAHPLVQQRAPVLAESLSKAASQQLRNMATLGGNLLQRTRCAYFRNGPAYPCNKRAPGSGCAAQEGLDRGHALFGGSPSCIAVYPGDWAVALVALDASLDVAGPGGVRRVPVAGLHRLPQQTPQLETVLAPDEMILRIRVPLGQRGQLGRASTYHKIRDRESYAFATVSAAVALELDGGVVTQARIALGGVATRPWRVPAAERALAGKPLDRAAARQAGVIAFAQARPGRHNGFKIALGAEVVADALMIAAERGSQAGEQA comes from the coding sequence ATGCAGCCATTCGCCTATACCCGGGCCGCCACCCACGAGGATGTCCTGGCCGAGCAGGCGCGCACGGGCGCGCGCATCCTGGCCGGCGGCACCACGCTGTATGACCTGATGAAGCTCGGCCTCGAAACGCCGGCGCACGTGATCGACGTGACCGGCGTGGCAGGCCTGGCCGAGATCGGCGAAGCAGGCGGCGAACTGGTCTTCGACGCCCTGGCGACCATGGGCGACGCGGCCGCGCATCCCCTCGTGCAACAGCGGGCGCCGGTGTTGGCCGAGTCCCTGTCGAAGGCGGCTTCCCAGCAACTGCGCAACATGGCGACGCTGGGGGGCAATCTCCTGCAACGTACCCGTTGCGCCTATTTCCGCAATGGGCCGGCCTATCCCTGCAACAAGCGTGCGCCGGGCAGCGGCTGCGCGGCACAAGAGGGGCTGGATCGTGGCCACGCGCTGTTCGGCGGCAGCCCGTCCTGCATCGCGGTCTATCCGGGCGACTGGGCCGTGGCGCTGGTGGCGCTGGATGCCAGCCTGGACGTGGCGGGCCCCGGCGGCGTGCGTCGCGTGCCGGTTGCCGGGCTGCACCGCTTGCCGCAACAGACGCCGCAACTGGAAACCGTGCTGGCGCCTGACGAGATGATCCTGCGCATCCGGGTGCCGCTGGGGCAGCGCGGGCAGTTGGGCAGGGCCTCCACGTATCACAAGATCCGTGATCGCGAGTCCTATGCCTTTGCGACGGTATCCGCCGCGGTGGCGCTGGAACTGGACGGCGGCGTCGTGACGCAGGCGCGTATCGCGCTGGGCGGCGTCGCGACCCGTCCCTGGCGCGTGCCCGCCGCCGAGCGTGCGCTGGCGGGAAAACCGCTGGATCGCGCGGCGGCGCGGCAGGCTGGCGTCATCGCCTTTGCCCAGGCCCGCCCGGGCCGCCACAACGGATTCAAGATCGCGCTTGGCGCAGAGGTTGTCGCCGATGCATTGATGATCGCTGCCGAACGCGGCAGCCAGGCAGGAGAGCAGGCATGA
- a CDS encoding type II secretion system F family protein produces MLTWLSMGAAACAVGCVVLLVLRPWTRSLSLPAGEARLPWPWRWAWPWLQAAEPALHGLVGWRRRAILAEAIARAGYGGALRPGHVAAAQVLSACVGAGVVSLIAIWLDAVSSRMAWLALGLGIVAALVPGVWLGARRRERARRMGRELPFLLDMMTLCMEAGLNVQGALQQAVERGAAGPLRDGLGDVLADVRAGMSRVAALRALAQRSGLPSLHALASAIAQADSLGMNLGPVLRAQAERLRAERLLRAEQQALEAPVKMLAPLILCIFPCTFLVLGFPIGYRLLQASF; encoded by the coding sequence ATGCTGACGTGGCTGAGCATGGGAGCGGCGGCGTGCGCCGTGGGCTGCGTGGTGCTGCTGGTCTTGCGGCCCTGGACGCGCAGCCTGTCGCTGCCTGCGGGCGAAGCGCGGCTGCCCTGGCCATGGCGCTGGGCCTGGCCCTGGTTGCAGGCTGCCGAGCCGGCGCTGCACGGCCTGGTGGGCTGGCGCCGCCGTGCCATCCTGGCCGAGGCGATCGCGCGTGCAGGCTACGGCGGCGCGCTGCGTCCTGGCCACGTGGCGGCGGCGCAGGTGTTGTCAGCCTGTGTCGGCGCAGGCGTCGTGTCGCTGATCGCGATCTGGCTGGACGCCGTGTCGTCGCGCATGGCCTGGCTGGCGCTGGGACTGGGCATCGTGGCGGCGCTTGTGCCGGGCGTCTGGCTGGGCGCTCGCCGGCGGGAACGCGCGCGACGCATGGGGCGGGAGTTGCCGTTCCTGCTGGACATGATGACCTTGTGCATGGAGGCCGGGCTCAACGTGCAAGGCGCCTTGCAGCAAGCGGTGGAGCGTGGCGCGGCGGGCCCCTTGCGTGATGGCCTGGGCGACGTGCTGGCAGACGTCCGTGCGGGCATGTCGCGCGTGGCCGCCTTGCGGGCCCTGGCACAGCGCAGCGGCTTGCCGTCGCTGCATGCCTTGGCCTCCGCCATCGCGCAAGCCGACAGCCTGGGCATGAACCTGGGGCCGGTGTTGCGGGCACAGGCCGAGCGGCTGCGCGCCGAGCGTCTGCTGCGGGCGGAGCAGCAGGCGCTGGAGGCGCCAGTGAAAATGCTGGCGCCGCTCATCCTGTGCATCTTCCCCTGCACCTTCCTGGTGTTGGGGTTTCCGATCGGCTATCGCCTGCTGCAGGCATCGTTCTGA
- a CDS encoding ATPase, T2SS/T4P/T4SS family translates to MLRIHQHFQDGSRHTLCVASPATIGRDPSCAIRLRHWRVARLHARLSRSEAGVVLEDLGSLAGTHVNGRRVAQFAPIARRDQVLIGSCLFEVEVVEQGESAAPARETVPHALSVMPQGNEGGLAATEQNGDVDGGAVWGTDAVVPGILPQAPELPQGSASMADAAAGTRALHAALRQELRAALLHALDLRRRDVANMSDAMLRTEASQLLAQIVAQRVAAGALIAPGVPGEVLDETIGLGPLEPLLGDPAITEVMVNRYDEIFVERAGTLQPHEAFFSSEQSLLGVIEKIVAPLGRRIDESSPLVDARLPDGSRVHAVIPPVALKGAALTLRKFPVRRPGLQDLLAGGALDARMASFLSLCVARRKNLVVAGGTGSGKTTLLNVLSHCVPEGERIVTIEDAAELKLLHGHLVSLEARPPNLEGKGAVTIRDLVRNALRMRPDRIIVGECRGAEAFDMLAAMNTGHEGSLTTLHANSPRDALARLETMILMAGMALPLQAVREHIAASIDVVVQQTRLPSGRRLVSAIVEVTGIESGRIQLQELFRYDRRSQAFQACGLVPSFFDEWREQGLACDARLFSAETAAMDGGSLAYAGPGHVEAAAC, encoded by the coding sequence ATGTTGAGGATTCACCAGCACTTCCAGGACGGTAGCCGGCACACCCTGTGCGTCGCGTCTCCCGCCACGATCGGGCGCGATCCCTCCTGCGCGATCCGCCTGCGTCACTGGCGCGTGGCGCGCCTGCACGCCCGGCTGAGCCGAAGCGAGGCGGGCGTCGTGCTGGAGGACCTCGGGTCGCTGGCGGGCACCCACGTCAATGGACGCCGGGTGGCCCAGTTCGCGCCGATTGCGCGCCGCGATCAGGTACTGATCGGATCCTGCCTGTTCGAGGTGGAGGTCGTGGAGCAGGGGGAGTCCGCTGCCCCGGCCAGGGAAACCGTGCCGCACGCGTTGTCGGTGATGCCGCAGGGAAACGAGGGGGGGCTGGCGGCGACCGAGCAGAACGGGGACGTGGATGGGGGCGCTGTGTGGGGGACTGACGCCGTCGTGCCGGGTATCCTGCCGCAAGCCCCCGAGTTGCCTCAAGGAAGCGCCAGCATGGCCGATGCCGCGGCCGGCACTCGCGCCTTGCACGCGGCCTTGAGGCAGGAGTTGCGCGCGGCGCTGCTGCACGCGCTCGACCTGCGGCGGCGGGACGTCGCAAACATGTCCGATGCCATGCTGCGCACCGAGGCCAGCCAGCTGCTGGCGCAGATCGTCGCCCAGCGGGTGGCGGCGGGCGCCCTGATTGCGCCGGGCGTGCCTGGCGAGGTGCTGGATGAAACCATAGGCCTGGGGCCGCTGGAGCCCCTGCTGGGCGATCCCGCCATCACGGAAGTCATGGTGAACCGCTACGACGAGATCTTCGTCGAGCGCGCGGGCACCTTGCAGCCGCACGAGGCTTTCTTCAGCAGCGAGCAGTCCTTGCTGGGCGTCATAGAGAAAATCGTGGCTCCCTTGGGACGCCGGATCGATGAGAGCTCCCCGCTGGTCGATGCCCGGCTGCCGGATGGCTCCCGCGTGCATGCGGTGATCCCGCCGGTCGCGCTGAAAGGCGCCGCGCTGACGCTGCGCAAGTTTCCCGTCCGCCGGCCGGGCTTGCAGGACCTGCTGGCCGGTGGCGCGCTCGATGCCCGGATGGCGAGCTTCCTGTCCTTGTGCGTGGCCCGCCGCAAGAACCTGGTCGTGGCGGGCGGCACGGGGTCGGGCAAGACCACGTTGCTGAACGTACTGTCGCATTGCGTGCCGGAAGGCGAGCGGATCGTCACCATCGAGGATGCCGCGGAGCTGAAGTTGCTGCACGGGCACCTGGTTTCCCTGGAAGCCCGGCCTCCCAACCTCGAGGGCAAGGGCGCGGTCACGATCCGGGACCTGGTGCGCAACGCGCTGCGCATGCGCCCCGACCGCATCATCGTGGGCGAGTGCCGTGGCGCCGAGGCCTTCGACATGCTGGCAGCCATGAACACCGGCCATGAAGGCTCGTTGACGACCCTGCACGCCAACAGCCCGCGTGACGCGCTGGCCCGGCTGGAGACCATGATCCTGATGGCGGGCATGGCCTTGCCCTTGCAGGCGGTGCGCGAGCACATCGCGGCCAGCATCGACGTCGTGGTGCAGCAGACGCGCCTGCCGTCGGGCAGGCGCCTGGTCAGTGCCATCGTCGAGGTCACCGGCATCGAAAGCGGCCGCATCCAGCTGCAGGAACTGTTCCGTTATGACCGCAGGTCGCAGGCCTTCCAGGCTTGCGGCCTGGTGCCGTCGTTCTTCGACGAATGGCGCGAACAAGGCCTGGCCTGCGACGCTCGCCTGTTCTCGGCCGAGACCGCGGCGATGGACGGCGGCTCCCTTGCGTATGCGGGTCCGGGGCATGTGGAGGCTGCGGCATGCTGA
- a CDS encoding LysR family transcriptional regulator — translation MPPPLRLDSLEIFGDVVRHGGFRAAAASRGVSSSAISQSINALEEALGIRLLHRTTRSVAPTEAGEHLLHLLTPALQDIRVAVDGLNQFRENPSGTLRINAPGPAVDHVLCPLAFQFMQTHPDVNIELISDAAIVDIVEQGFDAGVRFGNQLAQDMIAMPLGPRLHYAIVASPAYLQAHGTPEQPGDLLAHECIRRRFPGGTLVTWKFAKDGETLEIVPKGRLTLSSAQQELQAALAGAGIAHTLDDYVHAHVAAGSLVEVLLDWRQTLPSWYLYYPSRRHTSAAMRAFLGFIRDYPWP, via the coding sequence ATGCCCCCTCCCCTACGCCTGGACAGCCTGGAAATCTTCGGTGACGTCGTACGGCACGGCGGCTTTCGCGCTGCCGCCGCCAGCCGGGGCGTCTCGTCATCGGCCATCAGCCAGTCCATCAACGCGCTGGAAGAAGCGCTGGGCATCCGCCTGCTGCACCGGACCACGCGCAGCGTCGCGCCCACGGAGGCCGGCGAGCACCTGCTGCATTTGCTGACGCCCGCGCTGCAGGACATCCGGGTGGCCGTGGACGGCCTGAACCAATTCCGCGAAAACCCCTCGGGCACGCTGCGCATCAATGCCCCCGGCCCCGCCGTCGATCACGTCCTGTGCCCCCTGGCCTTCCAGTTCATGCAGACGCATCCCGACGTCAACATCGAACTGATCAGCGATGCCGCCATCGTGGACATCGTCGAGCAAGGCTTCGACGCGGGCGTGCGCTTCGGCAACCAGCTGGCGCAGGACATGATCGCCATGCCGCTGGGGCCGCGCCTGCACTACGCCATCGTGGCCTCGCCGGCATACCTGCAAGCGCACGGCACGCCCGAACAGCCCGGCGACCTGCTGGCGCATGAATGCATCCGGCGGCGCTTTCCTGGCGGCACGCTCGTCACCTGGAAATTCGCCAAGGACGGCGAGACGCTGGAAATCGTGCCCAAGGGGCGCCTGACGCTGAGTTCGGCCCAGCAGGAACTGCAGGCCGCGCTGGCGGGTGCCGGCATCGCGCACACCCTCGATGACTACGTCCACGCGCACGTGGCGGCAGGCAGCCTGGTCGAAGTCCTGCTCGACTGGAGGCAGACCCTGCCCAGCTGGTATCTGTATTACCCCAGCCGGCGGCACACCAGCGCCGCCATGCGCGCCTTCCTGGGTTTCATCCGCGACTACCCGTGGCCATGA
- a CDS encoding (2Fe-2S)-binding protein: MTRLACASRDPGETLSFTRRDILRGGVAVTGVSVTGIGLSGTSGAAASPQAEARPGQDVPLRLQVNGLPVDVLIDTRSSLLDVLREQLGLTGAKKGCDHGQCGACTVHVDGRRVVACLTLAAKMQGRSVLTIEGLAPEAGTLHPMQQAFIDHDALQCGYCTPGQIMAAVACVREGHASCAADIRESMSGNLCRCGAYAGIVTAIQDAAANMEAT; this comes from the coding sequence ATGACCAGACTTGCATGCGCATCCAGGGACCCAGGCGAGACACTGTCGTTCACGCGGCGGGACATCCTGCGGGGCGGCGTGGCCGTCACGGGGGTATCCGTCACCGGCATCGGCCTCTCCGGCACATCAGGCGCCGCCGCGTCGCCGCAGGCGGAAGCAAGGCCGGGACAGGACGTTCCCCTGCGGCTGCAGGTCAACGGACTGCCGGTGGACGTGCTGATCGATACGCGCAGTTCGCTGCTGGATGTGCTGCGCGAGCAGCTCGGGCTGACCGGCGCCAAGAAGGGCTGCGACCACGGCCAGTGCGGCGCCTGTACGGTGCACGTCGATGGCCGGCGCGTGGTGGCTTGCCTGACGCTGGCGGCCAAGATGCAGGGGCGCTCGGTGCTGACCATAGAAGGGCTCGCGCCCGAGGCTGGCACGTTGCATCCCATGCAGCAGGCCTTCATCGATCATGACGCGCTTCAGTGCGGTTATTGCACGCCGGGGCAGATCATGGCGGCGGTCGCCTGCGTGCGCGAAGGGCATGCCAGCTGTGCGGCGGACATCCGGGAGTCCATGAGCGGCAACCTGTGCCGTTGCGGCGCCTACGCCGGCATCGTGACGGCCATCCAGGATGCCGCGGCCAACATGGAGGCGACCTGA